The Mangrovimonas cancribranchiae nucleotide sequence AAAACCACCAAGCATAAAAGTCATGTCGTTAGAGACGCCTTCTAGAGCTTCTGCAACGTTGGATACTGTTTTATTTATCATTTTAATCGTATTTTTTCAATTCGTAAAATACAAAAATACGAGGAGATTTAATATGATCTAAGAAAACTTATCTGTATGACTTTTGTTCTTTTTACAAGGACCTTTGCAAAGAAGTAAGAAACATCTTAAAAATGAAGATTGTGACTTTTATTAAAATTATTAGTTGTTTCTAATATAAACGTAAAATACAACTACCAAAAAAATTACAAATTAAAAATCTAACTCGTCTGGTATGTTTTCTTCAGGTAATGTATTTTCTTCTTCTTCCTGGTAAGTCTCACAATCAACATTAATAGTTAACTCTTTTGGTTTTTCAAATTCTGCTTTAGAGACATTAAGTTGGTCGTCTTCATAACAGCTTTTCATAAACATTCCCCAAATAGGTAATGCCATAGAAGCTCCTTGCCCGTAAGTAATCGTTCTAAAGTGAGCTGCACGGTCTTCGGCACCAACCCAAACACCAGTTACCAAATTAGGTACCATACCCATAAACCAACCATCACTTTGGTTTTGTGTGGTTCCTGTTTTTCCTGCAATTGGATTGGAAAGTTCGTAAGGATATCCCGTGATAATTTCTTTGTAAACGGGCACTTTAGAAGCCCAAGTGTGTCTTAATCGTTGTCCAGAACCACTTTGGGTAACACCTTCCATTAGGTTTACAGTTACATAAGCGGTTTCGGCACTTAATACATCGCGCGATTCTGGTTTAAATTGGTATAATACGGTACCGTTTTTATCTTCAATATGTGTTACCATAACAGGTTCGTTATATACTCCTGCATTAGCAAATGTGGCATAAGCTGCTACCATTTCGTAAACACTCAAGTCTGCTGCACCCAATGCTATAGATGGTACAACAGGTATTTCGGCTTCTACACCTAGTTTTTTTACAAGATCGATAACAGGTTGTGGCCCTACTTTGTTCATTAAACGAGCCGTAATTGTATTTACCGAGTTTGCCAGAGCGTTTTTTAATGTTAAGTTACCACCGTATTTACCTCCCGCATTTTTTGGTGTCCATGGTTTTGTATTCCCATATTTACCGGCTTCTATGGTAATTTGTGTGTTAGGCAATTCGTCGCATGGCGATAAATGTAATTGGTCTATGGCTGTAGCGTAAACAAATGGTTTAAATGTAGATCCTACTTGGCGTCTTCCTTGCTTGACATGGTCGTATTGAAAATGCTTATAATTCATACCACCAACCCAAACTTTAACATGTCCTGTTTGTGGGTTCATACTCATCATTCCTGGATGTAAGAATGATTTGTAATAACGCATAGAATCTAGTGGCTTCATAATGGTATCTATTTCACCTTTCCAAGAAAACACCGTCATTTGTGTTGGTTTGTTAAACGATGCTTCAATCTCTTTATCCGATTTTCCTAAATCGTATTTCATGTGTCTCCAGCGCTCAGATTGTTTCATAGAACGCTTCATTAGTCCACTTATTTCAGACTCTGTAAGTCCTAAAAACGGTGCTGTTGCATTACGTTTAGGTGTGTTTTGATGATCAAACTCTGCTTGAAGCCTTGGCATGTGTTTTTGTATGGCCTCTTCGGCGTGTTGTTGCATACGAGAATCTATTGTGGTATACACTTTTAATCCATCGCCATAAAGATCGTATTTAGAGCCGTCTGGCTTACGGTTGTTTTCAATCCATTGCTTCATAAAATCGCGTAAATATTCTCTAAAATAAGTGGCCATTCCTTCACGGTGCGATTCTGGTGAATAGTTTAAATCTAATTCTGTTTTTTGGAGTGAATCTTTTAATTTTTCATCGATAAACTCATATTTTTCCATTTGGCTTAACACCACATTACGTCTGTTTTTTGTACCAACAGGATTTCTATGTGGTCTAGGATTATATAACGACGAATTTTTAAACATACCTACCAACATGGCAGATTCTTTAATATCTAAATCTCGTGGTTCTTTGTTGAAATAAATACGCGATGCTGAACGAATGCCATCGGCATTATTACCAAAATCATAAATATTAAAATACATGGCAATAATTTCTTCTTTGGTATATTGGCGTTCTAAACGAATAGCAATTATCCACTCTTTAATTTTCTGGGTAATTCTTTCGGCTATATTGGTTGAGCCTTCGCCATGAAATAATTGTTTTGCTAATTGTTGTGAGATAGTACTAGCACCTCCGCCACTTCCCATTTTTACGACTGCTCGTAAAGTCCCCCAAGCGTCAATTCCTGAGTGACTGTAGTAACGGGCGTCTTCGGTAGCGATTAAAGCATTTACTAAATGCTGTGGCAAATCGTCGTAACCTACAGGTGTTCTGTTGTCGTTAAAGTAAAATTTACCTAGTGTTTTTCCATCTGCCGATATAATTTCGGTAGCTAAGCTTGTTTTAGGGTTTTCTAAAACGGTGTGATCTGGCATTTCGCCAAAAACTTCAAATCGTGCCAAAACAAATAATAAGGCAACAAATAAAAGTCCGCCTAAAAAAAGCATCCAAAACCATCTTACGTATTTTGAAAAACCTTGCTCCTGTTTAACTTGTTTTTTCTTTGCCATACCTGATTTTTATTTACTTGCTGGTGTTTCAACACTAAACCCAACATCTGTAACGCCTTCTAAGTTTAACACACCATTTACCTTACCGTTTTCTCTCATAGCGTGTTGAATATTTACTTGATATT carries:
- a CDS encoding transglycosylase domain-containing protein, producing the protein MAKKKQVKQEQGFSKYVRWFWMLFLGGLLFVALLFVLARFEVFGEMPDHTVLENPKTSLATEIISADGKTLGKFYFNDNRTPVGYDDLPQHLVNALIATEDARYYSHSGIDAWGTLRAVVKMGSGGGASTISQQLAKQLFHGEGSTNIAERITQKIKEWIIAIRLERQYTKEEIIAMYFNIYDFGNNADGIRSASRIYFNKEPRDLDIKESAMLVGMFKNSSLYNPRPHRNPVGTKNRRNVVLSQMEKYEFIDEKLKDSLQKTELDLNYSPESHREGMATYFREYLRDFMKQWIENNRKPDGSKYDLYGDGLKVYTTIDSRMQQHAEEAIQKHMPRLQAEFDHQNTPKRNATAPFLGLTESEISGLMKRSMKQSERWRHMKYDLGKSDKEIEASFNKPTQMTVFSWKGEIDTIMKPLDSMRYYKSFLHPGMMSMNPQTGHVKVWVGGMNYKHFQYDHVKQGRRQVGSTFKPFVYATAIDQLHLSPCDELPNTQITIEAGKYGNTKPWTPKNAGGKYGGNLTLKNALANSVNTITARLMNKVGPQPVIDLVKKLGVEAEIPVVPSIALGAADLSVYEMVAAYATFANAGVYNEPVMVTHIEDKNGTVLYQFKPESRDVLSAETAYVTVNLMEGVTQSGSGQRLRHTWASKVPVYKEIITGYPYELSNPIAGKTGTTQNQSDGWFMGMVPNLVTGVWVGAEDRAAHFRTITYGQGASMALPIWGMFMKSCYEDDQLNVSKAEFEKPKELTINVDCETYQEEEENTLPEENIPDELDF